In one window of Littorina saxatilis isolate snail1 linkage group LG11, US_GU_Lsax_2.0, whole genome shotgun sequence DNA:
- the LOC138980800 gene encoding uncharacterized protein: MNSTTDTPSRLNRTRPHINTSFSGAAFYGTSSKDDDDVSSPLVYVLTTLCVLGIVLNSIGLCNLSLSFRAKHGSALLEVIGYCDLITCAAVLPFELYGLINLATVEVSGAPCWMLSGVDTWLNTITILVALVSQLYVLTRCLRPAHCPDLHFKLLSRLMGCVLLVSLGFSFLEIMARPAGLGVIPHDVKVSSVLREERGTCALREAMLLESRGSLTDTVIATRFVLLLLLAGAVVADLVVFVGQRNKQQNGVGEAGEATQRGGSSTRPETRDHIHYGRLMEAVEAVVDEEGQPLEDVGESSDEIIRWVSDTLTEDKLLIDKNSVVIYIHSLLLTLSLNLLIDKVLECYIYGRPLPTATVDTPSRTDPPITNVHVNASDYDDSGRTNMDESASLARSGVSRGGPNILGSSSTDAERHRSEGGYFDEQQNNNARDPKKPEYASRSGQPEVPQSRSYSPERQQSDTDEQRNNNARHPKKPKFASRSGQPEVSRVSQSRSYSPERQQSDTVGQRNNNARHPKKPKFASRSGQPEVPQSRSYSPDRERQQSNTGGQRSNNARHSHTPDSASAEQPAVSTLPRSRSKTQDTERQENEDKYSGAQKQYSGRHPHKSDSASSKQPVVSPVSRNRSNTPDTERLEREDNYPGRSKNINARRHKEHDSTRSEQPAVSTCSRSSSKKTDKEREESEDKYPGVHRNNNAKRHKEPDSASSQQPAVSTFSRSHINISDTEREQSEDKYHGGQKNNNARQSNKPDSASKVSSVSQSRSNISDTEGQQSEDKYPGGQRNNNARRHKEPAFTPILQQTTTSSGQQFNNDGENRSKTISNTLQPGTCFCGLRNANRSSNANPGSLPPPPHPPPPPRNPPPNPLNPSPNPTPACSSVNSGPAKAERTKNKSAVSIVVDPNRVKKTSNQSTVSIVVDHTDRVRRISFAVERVKRMSLATSSDVDASGTDEDMGHHYRQLSISQNRFRRLSSFDGLVTSALTYLQADPEQQVNLRKEMVFQMAVNRLKRAEQLEQSGHLERNARISVAGQRR; the protein is encoded by the exons ATGAACTCAACCACCGACACACCCAGCCGCCTCAACCGTACTCGGCCACATATTAACACATCATTCTCCGGGGCGGCGTTCTACGGGACCTCCTccaaagacgacgacgacgtcaGCAGCCCGTTGGTGTACGTCTTGACGACTCTGTGTGTCCTTGGCATCGTCTTGAACTCCATCGGACTCTGCAACCTCTCCCTGAGCTTCCGCGCCAAGCATGGCAGCGCCCTGTTGGAGGTCATAGGCTACTGCGACCTGATCACGTGCGCCGCTGTTCTGCCGTTTGAGCTGTACGGGCTGATCAACCTTGCGACGGTGGag GTGTCAGGCGCGCCGTGCTGGATGCTGTCAGGTGTCGACACCTGGCTCAACACCATCACCATTCTCGTGGCCCTGGTCTCCCAGCTGTACGTGCTCACTCGCTGTCTCCGCCCCGCGCACTGTCCCGACCTGCACTTCAAGCTGCTGTCTCGCCTCATGGGCTGCGTGCTGCTCGTCAGCCTGGGCTTCTCCTTCCTCGAGATCATGGCCAGGCCTGCCGGGTTGGGGGTCATCCCTCACGATGTCAAG GTGTCTAGCGTTCTGCGCGAGGAGCGTGGCACGTGCGCCCTGAGGGAAGCCATGCTGCTAGAGAGTCGGGGCAGCCTGACGGACACCGTCATAGCCACGAGATTCGTCCTGCTGCTCTTGCTGGCAG GCGCAGTAGTGGCCGACCTGGTGGTCTTCGTCGGGCAGCGCAACAAACAGCAGAACGGGGTGGGAGAGGCTGGTGAGGCGACGCAGCGCGGAGGGTCTTCCACGAGGCCCGAGACCAGGGACCACATCCACTACGGTCGCTTGATGGAGGCGGTGGAGGCCGTGGTGGACGAAGAGGGTCAGCCGTTGGAGGACGTCGGGGAGAGCTCGGATGAGATCATCCGTTGGGTTAGCGACACGCTGACGGAAGACAAGCTCCTCATCGACAAG AATTCTGTTGTAATATATATACACTCTCTTTTACTAACCCTATCTTTAAATCTTCTCATCGACAAGGTCCTGGAGTGCTACATCTATGGCAGGCCGCTTCCCACAGCCACCGTAGACACGCCTTCCAGGACTGATCCGCCAATCACAAACGTTCACGTCAACGCAAGCGACTACGACGACAGCGGAAGAACAAATATGGACGAGTCAGCAAGTTTGGCGCGTTCTGGAGTCTCCAGAGGAGGGCCTAACATTCTGGGTAGCAGCTCGACAGATGCGGAGAGACACCGGAGCGAAGGGGGATATTTCGACGAGCAGCAAAACAACAACGCGAGAGATCCCAAGAAACCCGAATATGCATCAAGATCGGGACAGCCTGAGGTGCCTCAGAGTCGGAGCTACTCGCCCGAGAGACAGCAAAGCGATACCGACGAGCAGCGAAACAACAACGCCAGGCATCCCAAGAAACCCAAATTTGCATCAAGATCAGGACAGCCTGAGGTCTCTAGAGTGTCTCAGAGTCGGAGCTACTCGCCCGAGAGACAGCAAAGCGATACCGTCGGTCAGCGAAACAACAACGCCAGGCATCCCAAGAAACCCAAATTTGCATCAAGATCAGGGCAGCCTGAGGTGCCTCAGAGTCGGAGCTACTCGCCCGATCGGGAGAGACAGCAAAGCAATACCGGCGGTCAGCGAAGCAACAACGCCAGGCATTCCCACACACCCGACTCTGCAAGCGCAGAGCAGCCCGCGGTCTCTACATTACCAAGAAGTCGCAGCAAGACACAAGACACGGAGAGACAGGAAAACGAAGACAAATATAGTGGCGCGCAGAAACAGTACAGCGGGAGGCATCCACACAAATCCGACTCTGCAAGTTCAAAGCAGCCTGTGGTATCCCCAGTGTCACGAAATCGCAGCAACACGCCCGACACGGAGAGATTGGAAAGGGAAGACAACTATCCTGGCAGGTCGAAAAACATCAACGCCAGGCGTCACAAGGAACACGATTCTACAAGATCCGAGCAGCCCGCAGTCTCCACATGTTCGCGAAGTTCAAGCAAAAAAacagacaaggagagagaggaaagCGAAGACAAATATCCTGGTGTGCACAGAAACAACAATGCCAAGCGTCACAAAGAACCCGACTCTGCAAGCTCACAGCAGCCCGCTGTCTCTACATTTTCGCGAAGTCACATCAACATAtcagacacggagagagagcaAAGCGAAGACAAATATCATGGCgggcagaaaaacaacaacgccAGGCAATCCAACAAACCCGACTCTGCAAGTAAGGTCTCCTCAGTTTCGCAAAGTCGCAGCAACATTTCAGACACGGAGGGACAGCAGAGCGAAGACAAATATCCTGGCGGGCAGAGAAACAACAACGCCAGGCGTCACAAAGAACCCGCCTTCACTCCCATCCTCCAACAGACAACGACCTCGAGTGGGCAGCAGTTCAACAACGACGGAGAGAACCGATCAAAAACAATCTCCAACACATTGCAGCCCGGAACATGCTTCTGCGGACTCCGCAATGCTAATCGCTCCTCAAATGCCAACCCTGgctctcttccccctccccctcatcctcctcctcctcctcgtaaTCCTCCTCCTAATCCTCTTAATCCTTCTCCTAATCCTACTCCTGCTTGCAGCAGCGTGAACTCCGGGCCAGCCAAGGCAGAGCGCACGAAGAATAAGAGTGCAGTGTCAATCGTCGTTGATCCTAACCGTGTGAAGAAGACCAGCAACCAGAGCACAGTGTCAATCGTCGTTGATCATACAGACCGCGTGAGGAGAATCAGTTTCGCTGTTGAACGGGTCAAGAGAATGAGCCTCGCGACGTCTTCGGATGTGGACGCTTCTGGCACTGACGAGGACATGGGCCACCACTACAGACAA CTGTCAATCAGCCAGAACAGGTTCCGCCGCCTCAGCAGCTTCGACGGACTTGTGACCTCCGCCCTGACCTACTTACAGGCTGACCCGGAGCAGCAGGTCAACCTGCGGAAAGAAATGGTGTTCCAGATGGCGGTGAACAGGCTCAAGCGAGCTGAACAGCTAGAGCAATCTGGACACCTGGAGAGAAATGCCAGGATCTCTGTAGCAGGACAAAGGAGgtag